The following is a genomic window from Asterias amurensis chromosome 8, ASM3211899v1.
TGATTTCTGATTGCAATATTATTATGTCAGCAAACTTATGGTTTAATAATGGAGAGTTGATGTATGAGGGTTAGAGGGTTCTGATTTCTCCAAACATTGCCCGGACACGAAGAGTGATGTATTGGTTTGTGGGGACATCATgatgtgtctttaaaggcagtggacactattggtaattactcaaaataattagcataaaaccttacttgctgaagagtaatgggagaggttgatggcataaaacattgtgagaaacggccttctctgaagtgccatagttttcgagaaagaagtaattttccacgaatttgatttcgagacctcagatttagaaattgaggtctcgaaatcaaccatctaaacgcacacaacttcgtgtgacaagggtgatttttctgtcattattatctcgcaagttcgatgaccgattgagctcaaattttcacaggtttgttattttatgcatatgttgagatacgccaactgtgaaggctagtctttgacaattaccaatagtgtccactgcctttaaaatgtcatCAGAGGATACTGTGCTAGAATCGGATGTATAGCGTTAACACGTCTTTAAGATGCTCAGGGGTTTTTTCCCCAGAAAATTTATCATATCAATCAGTTAAAGATTTAAGTTTAACTAAAATAAAAGAATGTTGATGTAAAACTGCAATTTTCTGTACAAATAAGGAACCTAAAACATGCCTATTGTTTGGGTTGTTCGTCACTATGTGTAATAATGTTTGAGTTAACTTGTCTAGGGTTTTAAGTTGTACGAAGCTTTCTAGTTATGATCTTAGCGAGTTTTGCTTTGACTACGATACGAGCCTCTCTTAGTACCGTGAACTTTTAATTACAAGAAGTCTCTTATTTTCTCAAAGtatgtcatcatcatcatcaccgtCATCGTCGTCGTTATCAGGCTGTGTTCATCCTTTCTTGAAACCCTCCTCTTGCAATTTCAATTCTCTTCTAGTATCCTTCGTGCTATCCTGGTCCACTGGTTGTCGAATGTTTAGATTTCGTCTCCCCACTTCTCTCCTGTCTTTCTCCTCTTCCTTatctgtagtttttttttttaactgggaAAGAACataacattttaaaggaacttgacactatttgtaatcGGCATTCAAAATCATTTctagcataaaaagttacttggtaacgagcaacggatagctgtttgtgagaaacggctctctctaaagtaacgtatatagtttttgagagttTTTTTCCCAACTCATGATATTTCAAAaggacttcaggtctgaagccttctTGGCGTCTGAAagtgtctgaaagcacacaaaatgtacaacaagggtgtgtttatgtctttattctcttgaaactttgatgaccaattaagtaaAAATAATCCAcgttgttattgtatgcatattttgggatacattCAGAGAGAATGCTGGTAagcattgtttgaagctttgcatgatgtGGAGAAATaaggagaaactgtaaataaatagtaatctggcgggtacaaccgtgtgtaaatctcttagggtgagtgttggctctttaaagagccggtttggtctcgacgtttcgaacagtaaactctgctcgtcttcaggagaatactggtctttgaaatttACCATAAGTGTCCAGAGCATTTAAAATCAGTCGAATTAAAAACGCTCAGCTCGTATGGGTGTTGTTATATGTGTTCATGTATCGGCGGACTGATACAGACTCTCAAAGGGATTCGAGGAAAAGCCCAACATTTCCCCCATTAAACAGGTTTCCCCTTCCAAATAACCTACATATTCTGTTAATTACCACTGTGTAGGATTTCACCGGTTCCATATAGTTTCACATAGGAGCGTGTAGAAGTGACTTGGTGTGGACGGTTGTGGGTATAGACAGTTAGCATCAAACCTAGTCGCCTTCACGCCTTGCACCATGGAGCAAGGCGACTTACTAGCGACTACATCTAACTATTAGCACGTGTTGTGCTATGCGATGTTTCCGTGCACTCATTCATTCAGTTACTTTCATTTCTACTTAAATCACCATCTTACAGaacatgtacacattttcagcaaAAGGTCACAACTGTCTtgagtttttaataataataataaaaagtataTTTATAGCGCCTTATGATATGCCTCAAAGCGCTCATACACGAACAAGAACTTAGTAACGGTAAAAGCAACATTAGATCAACACATAAGATCGGAACATAAACAAACGTCACTTACTTTATAATTTTAATAAACAGgtttaaaaatgtacattaattaactgtttaaaggcagtggacaccattggtaattactcaaaataaataccagcaaaaaacctcacttggtaacgaaaaatggggagctgttgatagtgtaaaattgtgagaaacggctccctctgaagtaacgtagttttcgagaaagaagtatttttttacgtatttgatttcgagaccccatatttagaaattgaggtctcgaaactaagcatctgaaagcacgcaacttcatgtgacaagggtgttttttctttcattgttatcccgcaacttcgacggcgattgagctcaaattttcacaggtttgttattttgtgcatatgtttagatacaccaagtgagaatactttgaTAATTACGTTGTCAAAATTTACCGATTTTAAAGCACAGTTACACCTTCGGCGattgtcaagaccagtattctcatttgttgtatcccaacatatgcacaaaataaaacatctccGAAAACTTTTACTCAGATGGCcatcgaggttgcaagagaaaaacgaacaaagtaaaaacacccttgtttcacaaatCTGGTTTCTTTccgatgcctaaaaaggcttcacgCCCGAAGTCATTTTTGTTAGTGACAAAAATACGTCTTTTCGAAACATTTACGTAagttcagaaggagccgtttcttacagtATTTTATAAAATCTACAACTCCCACTTGCTTATTACCAAGCacgtttttacgctaacaactatttgaagtaaataccaatagtgttcagtgccattttgaatattttgaatCTCTCTACATCTCGAGTCTGTGAGTCAACAGTGATCCTTCACAACTCAATTCCTAACTCAATTCCATGAAGCCCAAACGTTCCTATAGGCTTCTTTGCACTGTTGTTACACGCTCTGTAATTAACACCACGATCTATTTAATTAGTCTTTTGTCCTGTGAAATTGGTCACCCAAGCCCCATTGACACCTCGTCCCATTGCAAAGGGGTGGCTCAACACAAACCCCCCGtcactttgttattttttcccgGACGCTTGTACCTTGTTGTGCGGTAAATCGAAAATTGTGCTCCTTGTTGGCGGAGTCATTAATATTCCTGTGATGTTACCGTGTCTAATTGTCAGGTTTGTTGGTGACACCCAAACCATGGGAAAAGAAAAGCCAAGAAAACAGCTCGATGCGGCACCCCTGCGAGGGCCAAAGGAGGGGTGCATTCAGAGGGTATTTAGCCAGAGAAAGGAGGGCAATTTTGGAGGCTGTTGTTGTGGGGTTTGGTTAGCGGCATACCAGCCTCTGATGTGGGTCGTATCATTGCCTAGTGGCCGAGCAGAATGGATTGCCCTGTTTTGTTGTCGACTTGGAGTTGGCAGATCTAGGGATAATTCCTTTTTATCACCTAGGTGAAAATCAGCTTTGAATAATTGGTTCTGTATGATCCTCTACTTGGAGTGGGTGTCCAGTTCGCCCTGGTCGGGGAGAATAGAGCGGGCGTAAGGGTGGTGGCTGCACTGAATAGGATTACATCTATCAATTACACACTGTGTTTGCTCGGCCGGGCTGTAGTACCTTAAATCCCGTCTTGCAATAACACTTCATTTGCACACCACTCAGAGCTGTTTCCTTATTAGCATTCATAGAGCAAGAGAGTTTGTGCTTGAGTCGGTCTCTTTCTTCCTGCCTATGACCTCATTGTCTGTCATGACTTAATTCCCCATATGCATTGATTCCTCAATAATTGCCTCGTTTTCAATATCTAATGAATTTATGTATCATTCAATTCCGGTCGGAGCACACTCTCGCTCGGCTGTATACACGCCGGCCGCGGTGAGAACGAGGGAGCTTTTAGCGTGATTTGCTGATCGCcagtggggaaaaaaagaaaacacggCCCGGGTGAGATGCCTCTCTATCACCCTCTCTCTGGTGATGCCATCAAAAGAATTATGCTTTCTCTACTGCGAATAATTGCTTTTCGTGAAAATTAAAAGCCGAGGAGAAGTCGATTGGATAAATGTTCTGAAAACAATTTTATCGATTCGAGGCGAATTCTGATGGTCTGGCCATGCATGTTAAATCACTCTCAAATGCCCCGACAAAGCTCCGTCGCAGTAGCAAGATGCGACGAGTCTTTGCCGACAACTTGAGCAAAGGGctcaaaacacaaatttaaccGTTAGTCAAAAAAGGAAAATCTTGATGTGTTTTCTCTATCTCTTATGCTCTGATAACTTATAGCTGAGGGTAATAAAAAAAACGTAATGGCTTAATGGCATCAGTTTGCGACACTGCTACTTTGCCAATAAACATCACACCAATATTGTTGTTCCTGTTTTGATGGTTATGGGTTGACGGTGATATTTTTTCTTCGTTCCAGTTTCACCCCCATCGACCCATTTCATTTTGGGGTTCTTAAGACCGAACAATAAACACTGAGCCAGCCGTTCTTTCGCTTAGGACTAGAGTAGAGAGAGGCTCAGTGAACGTTGCCAATTCCAAACGATTCTCTCGAGCGGCAAGCCTTTGATCTCCAACCAACCCCCCATGAAAAAGCCATGTACACTTATGACTCCATTATTTTGGGTAGGGATTTAACTGAATGCCAAAACGCAGGGTTGGATCGCCTTTGAGAACAGGCAACTGTGTAAATGCATTTGATCGAGCGGAAGGGCCCACGATTGTAAACCACGAGACTTTCTTTCACCGAGGTGTTTAGCGAGCTAATTGCCAGCAGAGAGAGCGGGGGTCAACATCTCACAGTCGCCCCCCATGCGACGACACTTAATTTGCCGACCAATTAAAACGATCGCTACTAATGACTAAACCGAATTATGCGAAGTGATCCGTTGCATTGGCATATAGACCCCGCCCCCTTCGAGTCAGTACGCATGCGGGGTAGTCTCATCATACTGCGTTTGCAGTAGGACGGTAGTGAGATGCCTCATGACCAAATTCTATTAAGCCGTCGCCCGCACGTGTTGTGATTTTTGCGGCATCGCTTATAGCCAAGCGCACCAAACATcttctgtaaacaaaacactgttGGAACTTACGCCATCACTTCTTCGCCTCTTACCAGAGAGTAATTTCCATCCACAAAACTTCAGCCTTGTGTTGGAAACGTCAACAACATTTGCTACTCCGCGCAGCTCGAGTTAAgtgttgacaaaaacaaaaccaccagAGATAAAAACCAAGTTGTAGGTTCGCGTGCGATGATTCAAACTCTAGCGGGCGAAGCTGCTCCTCCCTTTGCGGAGACACCATCAAGTCTTGAGCATCTGCTCCCACATCCGAAGATGATGGACACCGATACGAATCAAGGGGGTTTGTGTACCACAAATGGACCCTCTACTGAGCCTAACCAGGACTCCGTCCACTCGGACTCTGAAACATCTTCAACTGTGTATCCCCGATCGCCAGAATCAAACTCAGAATCTCATACATGTCACCACCATCAACCACCACCGAACAACCATCACCTTGAGCGGGCCTCACCCAACGCGATGGCGCCGGCACCAGCGCTCATTCGACCCACCAAACTAACTCCTTTCTCCGTGGTCGACATCCTGAACCCGAATAACTTTAACAGTCCGCCCCCGACCAAGTTACATCGGTCGTCGTGCGTCTGTTGCGAGGACCGAAGCGTGGAGAGTTGTCAGCGGGTCAGAGCATCATCTTCCCCGGTGCCGATGGCGAGTTCACCCGGTAATGCTTACCCGTGGTCGTCGACTTGGAACAGCGGGGAGCCTAGGTGTAATGCAGAAGGGAAAACCATCTCTGGTGAGTTATAAACAATTTTtcgttatttaaaaacaataatatttatatttctgACATAAGCATAGTGTGACCATGGTATGACAAACTATAGATAGTTTGCTAGGTTCATGATTGTGATATGAAGATGTACCGCGCTTCATTTGACGGGAAGGAAGCGATCCTAATAAGATGATCACCATGGGGAAATTTTATTCCTCCGTGATAAAACCATACTAAGTACCTCTATGATATAACCATATAGACAAATAACCAACAGCTTTTTGTGATAAATCGTTTGAATGATTAGCCAAATTAATAAACCATCATTTCAGATTACTATTTCCCAAATCCAATCACAATCACCCAAGAACACAAGTTATCATATCTCATTATAATAAATGACTGATTTCTAAAATCGTAAATTTCTTGAAGATGGCTTGTATATTATTAAGCACATAATTGGTAACGATGATTATGACACGTGGTGATAGTAATGTGCAAGTCAAGCGAGCCGGAGTGGAAAATATTAGCGGTCTTGATGATGGTGAAAATCCAATTACGGGCAATCTGGGAGCGATCTTTGTAAAGACAGTGATCGCTTTAATTGGAACTCTGTCGCTCGTACGCTCTAATGGTATTAGGCGGCCAGGATCAAAGACATCCATGGGTACCCGCGTATATAATTCAGTTAACGTTGGGTGTAACTGATTGGTAGCCGGCCTGCTTACAATCAGAACCAATTGCTGGGGAAATTGAACCCTAGCGGTATTCACTTTGATTATTCatcccatggaggtagaaacatgATTAGGCTCATGTGCAATTACCATGCTTAATCTGTTACTCACTATTGTATGTTTTGAGATAATTGAGTTTAATTTCTAAGGATATAGTTGCGAACACCGCGCACATCAAATTGAAACTGCTTCTAAGCGTAAACGCCTTCAAGATGTTGGTTTTagaattatttaaacaaaatcagacaAAACTCGTGTATGAAGGTCCAAATGCGTTCAAAGCGAAACACGGAATTTCAGGTGTTTGGTTGCCAATAAGATAATAAAATAGTGGGAATTTGTTCATGTCAAATAAAGTATGGCCCTAAATACGTCTGTGTCATTTTCGTTAAGAAATATTTGTTAAGAAACTTATCTGAAGTTGTGGAAACACCGGTAAGACATGATCTTGTTTCGTTTCAATATACGCCATAGTTTTATAATTGGTTCAAAGTTGCCTTAGAGCAAGCCAAATACAAACGTCCTTAAATTGTTATGGAGTTGCAACAAACACAATTGGAAGCTTGTTTCGTTTCAATTACTCCATAATTTTACAGTTGGTTCAAAGTTGCcaaagaatacaaaaaaaagacGTCTTGGAAGTTATTTTTAAGAGATTGTAGAGCCATGAGACTAAACCTATATAGCAATAACCACTTTAGCCAATCGTTTTACATAATTGTAAAAATCACAAAAAGTTAACAGGTAGAAAACAATCAATATTTACATCTTTGGAGAAGGCTTGTTTTACTATCATTTAGAATATTGAAGTGGACATACGAACCCTTAAAACGTATAATTAGGTAAAAGCAATGGCGCGAAGCAGGCTAAAAAGAATTTGGCAGTACCCTTTTACTTTGTAGGATTGAAACTAGTCAGCATGGGGCTCGTAAGACTTTGGTCTTTGACGTCACCTTTTGAAGGGGGGGGGAGTTGGTTATATTATGCCCCTTGCTAAAACGGAACTGCCTGGTGCCATCCCAAGCGCCATCGGCTCCGATAGGATTTCAAACTAACCATTCTCAAGTCACGGATGAGCTCTGATCCAAATGGAAACTTCCAAAACGCTATGGAGCGCATATCCACGCAATGGTTAGCGCTGAGTGATGTAGTAATTGGGACGCTGTGTTGGGGGTTTGTTGGATGTAAAGAAGGGAGGGCGGTCACTGTGGGGTTGTTGACACAAAACTAGAGTTTTCAACACGGTGGAGAAGTTAGATCCGATTGTTCAATTACAGGTTTATGAAACATACTATTTTTGAATATTGAACATTAATTTACTGTTAAATATATAAATGTGAGGATAGATGGGTTCTTTCCCCTTCACAATTTTACATCAAAGGACCAAACCCAGATTGTCGAACGAGCCCAGGGGTCattgagttaggactagtcctaacttcgGACTAGTTATATCTATGATATATTACAAACTTACGACTAGTCGTAAAACTCGTACTAACTCGAGACAACTAGAAAGAAACTCGAGACAACTATAAGTAAACTGACCGAGTAAAGCCAATACTACGAATCCACTATTACAATTGTAAACAGTTATGCCAAAACTATCTGCAAAACtagtacatttttttaaattaacggTTTAAGAAACTTTGTTGTAATTCTAGTTCGTAAAATCATAATTATGGACCCTACTCGTACGAAAACTAGTAAGAAATTATATCTTCATAGTTAGATAATTTCCTTAAACACTTAAAAGACCGAAGCAAGAGTTTTTGATAACTTTAAATCAATAAGGAGTTTGTGAAACGCGTTGTTTGCCAAACTTAAAGTTTTGATTATTCGGGCTATATGCTCTTAAACATTCACAACAATTTATCAATTTTATcggcttgtttaaaaaaaaaacattctgagTCATCAGTCAGTTATTTATTACATGTAATGGTTTATCCATGGTCAGACCCTCAATATTTACAATATTCATGAATAACAAATTATAAGTTGTAGTAAACTTGCTGATACAACCATGCAGAAGTcttttttgagggagtgttggctctgaaaagagccgatttaatctcgacgtttcgaacagtatactctgctcgtcttcaggagaaaaaaacaaagcttGTTGGCAATGGTTTCCTAGAAGTAGACACGCACAAGCGGAACTTTGGCGTTATTTTTAAGTAACTCCCACTTCCAGGTCAAAGACTTTctcatgaagacgagcagagtatctgtttgaaacgtcgataCCAATTCGGCTCTTTGGGAGCCAACACTCTCTCATCAAACGAGAAATATTACGTAGTTGGACCCGCAACTTTACTATCACTTAGGTTGTTCTTATGAATACTAACTTTTGTAGTTcttggaatgtttttttttgaatcaagatgtTTATTCCGTCTGCTTTGCCTCTGCGAACCAATTCGTTTACTTTGGTCAGCGTAGTCTGGCATGACTGGTCGGTTCACACCATGCACAACTTTATCGCCCCTACGTGAAATAGTTGGAATTCTGAAACTCCTTTTTTATTCTACTCAATAATATCATTGCAAATTGCCCCGTGACTCAACTGGCTTGTTTTAAGAAAACAAGTTAATAGCTGCGGTGGCCAGCTCAAAGGCAATTCGCCGCCGGTGTATGCCTAGGTGGGTCTGGGGTGACAAGGTTATCTTCAGATGTATACCGGCTAGTAAACTTGTTACCCAATTATCGTATGTATACAAAAACACAAGCGTGGGTGCGTGTTGGGAGACCCTAGTGCAAACTTGGGGCTAGGATGGGCACTTTGGGATAACTTTCTGGGAAAAACAACCATTGCTGCGAGGCAATCTTCTGGCAAAATATGGACAAGATTAACAATCATGTCTGTCAGGAAGTTGATATTTTATTCTGGagattttgtgatttttttctagCTTGTTTTCATTGGTTGATGTCAAATAAGAGTGTGACAAATATATAGCGATTACCAGAATATTGTAAGCGAAAAATATACACATTTATATATAGAATCATTATGTGGATCTGGCTCCCCTTTTTTTATAGTGTACGGTTGCTTGCCCAAGTTATGCATATTCAATAGTGTGGTGTTTTACAGAAAATTACATGCCCCTTTACAATCTTGGTTTCCGAGCTCCCAAAACTTCATCGTTAAGATAAGGTTTCTTAATTGTTTCGTTTTCTTCCTTTCTAACAGAAACCGAACATTCACCTAGAGCCGACCACAGGCGGGAAGCTGTCAAAGATGAAGCGATTAGAGAACACTTCGACAGCGAAGAGGAGCAAGTGTCACTAGAAG
Proteins encoded in this region:
- the LOC139941163 gene encoding uncharacterized protein, with the protein product MIQTLAGEAAPPFAETPSSLEHLLPHPKMMDTDTNQGGLCTTNGPSTEPNQDSVHSDSETSSTVYPRSPESNSESHTCHHHQPPPNNHHLERASPNAMAPAPALIRPTKLTPFSVVDILNPNNFNSPPPTKLHRSSCVCCEDRSVESCQRVRASSSPVPMASSPGNAYPWSSTWNSGEPRCNAEGKTISETEHSPRADHRREAVKDEAIREHFDSEEEQVSLEDDDDIASDDRDKDDSEDSDDKSDGSPGKKRKRSDSDSGKAGKPRRARTAFTYEQLVALENKFKSTRYLSVCERLNLALSLSLTETQVKIWFQNRRTKWKKQHPGMDPNAPTTSPQSPPPHVSLHTTYNSGLVYGSQLPYLHAAGAAGTMPYLVSSPAYPTLHAHHFYSHLGHV